From Candidatus Polarisedimenticolia bacterium:
GTTGGCTTGACGCGCGTGCGCTCAAGTGCTAGATTCTATATGCAAGTTATATATAAACCTTATATAAACCGTCGAGGCGAGCATGAAAGGAGCGGCGTCGCGGGGACCTGAGGGTCGGGAAGGCGCCCCCCGAAAGGTATTGCGCAGCTTCACGGCGACGCGCCGGGAGGTCGAGATGCTGGAGGCGATCGCCGCCTATCACGGCTTTTCCAAGAGCGCGACGCTGACCAGTCTCATCAAGAAGGAATTCTGGAGGATCTTCCCCCGGGGAACGAAATCGATCCGACCCGACCCCGGGGCGCGGATCGTGGAGTAGAAAATGTCCCTCTCCGCCGCCCGCAGCACCGTCCCGCCCGCTTACGAGGGGGTCGACGAGGAGCGCCTTGCCGATCTGCGCGATCGGATCCGCCGCCTGGCCGACAGTCGCCAGGCGCTGCTCCTGGCCCACAACTACCAGCTTCCGGAGATTCAGGAAGCCGCCGATTTCGTGGGCGATTCCCTGGGGCTGGCGCAGCAGGCGCAGCGCGATCCGCGCCGCCTGATCGTCTTTTGCGGGGTGCACTTCATGGCCGAATCGGCCAAGATTCTGAATCCCGAGAAGACGGTCCTCCTGCCCAGCCTGGCGGCGGGCTGCTCACTGGCCGACTCGATCACCGCCGACTCGCTGGAGGACTGGAAGCGGCGCTACCCCGGGCACGCCGTCGTGACCTACGTGAATTCCTCCGCCGAGGTCAAGGCGCTCTCCGACATCTGCTGCACTTCGGCCAACGCCGTCTCCGTCATCCGCAGCCTTCCGGACCAGAAGATTCTCTTCACGCCCGATCGGAACCTGGGTCGCTGGGTCGCCCGCCAGGTTCCGGAGAAGGAGATCGTGGTCTACGACGGCTGCTGCCCGACGCACGACGTGCTGCGCGGGACCGACGTGGCGAAGGGAAGGATGAAGAATCCCGAGGCGGTGGTCATCGCCCATCCGGAGTGCCGCGAGGACGTCCTGGCCCTGGCGGACGAGATCTGCTCGACTACCGGCATGGCGGCGGCGGTGGCGCGTCACCCGGAGGCGAAGACCTTTCTGGTGGCCACCGAGTGGGGGCTGATTCACCAGCTGCGGCGGCAGTATCCCGACAAGGAGTTCGTCGCGGCCGACGGCTGCATCGGCTGCCGGCTGCACTGCCCCTACATGAAGATGAACACGCTGGAAGGGGTGCTGCGCTCGCTGCAGGAGGACGTCTTCGAGATCCGGGTGGATCCGGAGGTCGCCGGCGACGCCCGCCGGGCGCTGGAGAGAATGCTCGCCGTCCCGCGCGACCGCTGAAGCCCGGCGCCGTCTTCCTATCTCAGCGCAGCTTGCGAAGCTCTTCCAGGACCACCCGGTTGTCGGGCTGGCGCCGCACCTCGCCCACCGAGGCGTAGCGAATCACTCCCTGCTTGTCGATCAGGAACAGCGCCCGCTCCGGGAATCCCTCCTCGCGCAGCACGCCGTAGCGCTTCGCCACCTCGCCGTGCGGATAGAAATCGCTCAGCACCGGCACGTTCACCCCGCCCAGCGATTCGACCCATGCCTTGTGGGCGGGAACGTGGCTGATGCTGATGGCCAGCACCTGGCATTCCTCCGCCTCGAACTTCGCCAGATCATCCCGGTAGGAGGGTATCTGGCAGGAGCAGACCGGCGTGAAGGCGAG
This genomic window contains:
- the nadA gene encoding quinolinate synthase NadA: MSLSAARSTVPPAYEGVDEERLADLRDRIRRLADSRQALLLAHNYQLPEIQEAADFVGDSLGLAQQAQRDPRRLIVFCGVHFMAESAKILNPEKTVLLPSLAAGCSLADSITADSLEDWKRRYPGHAVVTYVNSSAEVKALSDICCTSANAVSVIRSLPDQKILFTPDRNLGRWVARQVPEKEIVVYDGCCPTHDVLRGTDVAKGRMKNPEAVVIAHPECREDVLALADEICSTTGMAAAVARHPEAKTFLVATEWGLIHQLRRQYPDKEFVAADGCIGCRLHCPYMKMNTLEGVLRSLQEDVFEIRVDPEVAGDARRALERMLAVPRDR
- a CDS encoding peroxiredoxin, whose amino-acid sequence is MTALAPGVVAPDFKLKNFDGKEIALSDFKGKKNVLLAFFPLAFTPVCSCQIPSYRDDLAKFEAEECQVLAISISHVPAHKAWVESLGGVNVPVLSDFYPHGEVAKRYGVLREEGFPERALFLIDKQGVIRYASVGEVRRQPDNRVVLEELRKLR